In Thermodesulfobacteriota bacterium, a single genomic region encodes these proteins:
- the mazG gene encoding nucleoside triphosphate pyrophosphohydrolase — translation MKKSFEDLVNLSIHLRSPEGCPWDREQTLDTLKSYIIEEAYEVVQAIESRDRDELAEELGDLLYEVLFASQIAEENGDFGVYDVIDQLHNKLVRRHPHVFGEERAANAEEAVKRWHSQKLKEKSRKRRLLHIPRTMPSLLRAQRVGEKASQVGFDWSGAGEVIAKVREELSELEEEMKRGDSAAIEKEWGDLVFSLVNLGRHLNIDAEGAAHKAIDSFIERFGRIEDKAEARGKELSELSLSEMDELWNEVKRDTRNV, via the coding sequence ATGAAGAAGTCTTTTGAGGATTTGGTAAATTTATCCATCCATCTCAGGAGCCCAGAGGGCTGTCCCTGGGACAGGGAGCAGACCCTCGACACACTGAAATCTTATATAATCGAGGAAGCTTATGAGGTCGTCCAGGCGATCGAATCCCGGGACAGGGACGAGCTCGCCGAGGAGCTCGGCGACCTCTTGTACGAGGTGCTGTTCGCGTCCCAGATCGCCGAAGAGAACGGGGATTTCGGCGTATACGACGTTATCGACCAGCTTCATAACAAGCTCGTGAGGCGGCACCCGCACGTGTTCGGCGAGGAAAGGGCCGCAAACGCCGAAGAGGCGGTAAAGAGGTGGCATTCCCAGAAGCTCAAGGAGAAATCGAGGAAGAGGAGGCTCCTTCACATTCCCCGCACGATGCCGTCGCTGCTCAGGGCGCAAAGGGTGGGCGAGAAGGCGTCCCAGGTGGGATTCGACTGGAGCGGCGCCGGCGAGGTGATTGCAAAGGTGAGGGAGGAGCTGTCAGAGCTCGAGGAAGAGATGAAGAGGGGCGACTCCGCCGCGATCGAGAAGGAATGGGGGGACCTCGTCTTCTCACTCGTCAACCTCGGGAGGCATCTCAATATAGACGCCGAGGGGGCCGCGCACAAGGCGATAGACAGCTTCATCGAGAGGTTCGGAAGGATAGAAGACAAAGCCGAAGCCCGCGGCAAAGAGCTCTCCGAGCTTTCGCTTTCCGAAATGGACGAGCTCTGGAATGAAGTAAAACGCGACACACGCAATGTGTGA
- a CDS encoding Xaa-Pro peptidase family protein, translating to MKKGACLIIDTSEENADLYYRTGFFVPDPVIYIEHKGKKMLVLSDLEIERGRKEATVDRVVSLSDLQRRLLAANVKKLRLLDVADLLLKDLKIKKVIVPGRFSLKYADGLRERGYTVIPSDEEPFFKERLRKTPREVGLIKNAMKETVRAMDLAIKMIAASEVRKGKLYLEGALLTSESVKGEINAGLSRKGLTASHTIVACGAHSAMPHHRGEGPIYADKPVVIDIFPRSQTSGYFGDMTRTVVRGEPSPELVRMYDTVLRGQKLAIGMIKAGVRVKDVHSAVVDYFRSRGFETSAKGGRAQGFIHSTGHGLGLEIHEPPRISLGDEVLEAGNVVTVEPGLYYEKTGGVRIEDVVVVEKNGCTNLTRYPKNLIAKA from the coding sequence ATGAAAAAGGGTGCCTGCCTCATAATCGACACGAGCGAGGAGAACGCCGACCTTTATTACAGGACGGGCTTTTTCGTTCCCGACCCGGTGATCTACATCGAGCATAAAGGGAAGAAGATGCTCGTGCTGAGCGACCTCGAGATAGAAAGGGGCAGGAAAGAGGCGACAGTCGACAGGGTCGTCTCTTTATCTGACCTTCAGAGAAGGCTTCTCGCGGCTAATGTGAAAAAGCTGAGGCTCCTCGACGTCGCCGACCTTCTGCTCAAAGACTTGAAGATAAAAAAAGTCATAGTCCCCGGACGCTTCTCCCTGAAATATGCGGACGGGCTGAGAGAGCGCGGATACACGGTCATACCGAGCGACGAGGAGCCGTTCTTCAAGGAGAGGCTCAGGAAGACGCCACGCGAGGTCGGGTTGATTAAGAACGCGATGAAAGAGACTGTAAGGGCGATGGACCTCGCGATAAAGATGATCGCCGCATCCGAGGTCCGGAAGGGGAAGCTCTATCTCGAGGGCGCCCTCCTCACTTCGGAAAGCGTGAAGGGCGAGATAAACGCCGGGCTTTCGAGGAAGGGTCTCACCGCTTCTCACACGATCGTCGCGTGCGGGGCTCATTCGGCCATGCCCCATCACAGGGGAGAAGGCCCGATTTACGCGGACAAGCCCGTCGTCATCGACATCTTCCCCAGGTCTCAGACGAGCGGCTACTTCGGCGACATGACGAGGACTGTCGTAAGAGGAGAGCCCTCGCCCGAGCTCGTCAGGATGTACGATACGGTGCTCAGGGGCCAGAAGCTCGCGATAGGAATGATAAAGGCGGGCGTCAGGGTAAAAGACGTACACTCCGCCGTAGTCGACTATTTCAGGAGCCGCGGGTTCGAAACGTCCGCGAAGGGAGGCAGGGCACAGGGCTTCATACATTCGACAGGACACGGCCTCGGACTCGAGATCCACGAGCCGCCCCGGATAAGTCTCGGAGACGAGGTACTCGAGGCGGGGAATGTGGTGACCGTGGAGCCCGGGCTTTATTACGAGAAAACGGGCGGCGTCAGGATCGAAGACGTGGTCGTTGTTGAGAAGAACGGCTGCACGAATCTCACAAGGTATCCGAAGAATCTGATAGCGAAAGCTTAG
- a CDS encoding DUF4149 domain-containing protein: MQTALKFIYILSLSFWIGSMFFFSFFAAPSIFKVLPRETAGNVVSDIFPKYYLVAYICGGAAVVTTVLLRVIYERGGGISFGVRLGALLIMLALAVYAGEVLRPNAVEARAEMRSLTETSPNYPAAHEKFRNLHARSAIINSAVFILGIAILFVDAYTNRE; encoded by the coding sequence ATGCAGACGGCGCTTAAATTCATCTATATCCTGTCGCTCAGCTTCTGGATAGGGAGCATGTTTTTCTTTTCGTTCTTCGCCGCCCCGAGCATTTTCAAGGTGCTCCCTAGGGAGACGGCGGGGAACGTCGTCTCGGATATATTCCCGAAATACTACCTCGTCGCGTATATATGCGGCGGGGCGGCGGTCGTTACAACCGTACTGCTCAGGGTGATATATGAGCGCGGGGGCGGAATATCGTTCGGGGTCAGGCTGGGTGCGCTTCTGATCATGCTGGCGCTTGCCGTGTACGCTGGGGAGGTATTAAGGCCGAACGCGGTCGAAGCGAGGGCGGAGATGAGGAGCCTGACGGAGACATCACCTAATTACCCGGCAGCACACGAAAAATTCAGGAACCTCCACGCCCGCTCGGCGATAATAAACTCCGCCGTCTTCATCCTGGGGATTGCCATATTGTTTGTCGATGCATATACTAATAGAGAATAG
- the erpA gene encoding iron-sulfur cluster insertion protein ErpA, with protein MFTVTEKAAEEIKKLLSEENIPNAVLRVRVVPGGCSGFSYEMGFDDETEDSDQLFENGGVKVAIDELSFPYLQGAVLDYKDGLNGTGFSINNPNAKGSCGCGQSFNA; from the coding sequence ATGTTTACAGTAACTGAAAAAGCTGCTGAAGAGATAAAGAAGCTATTGTCGGAAGAGAACATACCGAACGCTGTTTTGAGGGTCAGGGTCGTACCGGGCGGATGCTCGGGTTTTTCCTATGAGATGGGATTCGACGACGAGACCGAGGATTCCGACCAGCTGTTCGAAAACGGCGGCGTAAAAGTCGCAATCGACGAGCTCAGCTTTCCTTATCTCCAGGGCGCGGTACTTGATTACAAGGACGGGCTTAACGGTACGGGATTTTCCATCAATAACCCCAACGCGAAGGGTTCATGCGGGTGCGGGCAGTCCTTTAACGCTTAA
- a CDS encoding LLM class flavin-dependent oxidoreductase, which yields MKFGVGYYSLQSPPFKPRPHRELYAEMLEEISMADQMGFDSAWLTEHHFLNDGYCPSLLVTAAAIAARTKNVRIGTGVLLMPLHDPVRVAEDAAVVDLISGGRLILGLGLGYRPEEFEGFGRSLSERRGRMEESIEILNRSWGDGPFDFEGNYYNLENVNVTPKPVQRPIPIWIGAFTEPAIRRAARIGAPLYVPAIGIIPIVKYLFDMHGRLLKEYGRDPGDFEKPLVREVYISDQKSDKIWDKIKENVTYTAKGYASWGSMVDREGNLLSDPDDPVLYGIARDQSIIGTPEECTETISRYMDELPVDNLICRFKFPGISHGEAVRSMKLFVEKVLPAVS from the coding sequence ATGAAATTCGGAGTAGGCTACTACAGCCTTCAATCGCCGCCGTTCAAGCCGAGACCGCACAGAGAGCTATATGCCGAGATGCTTGAAGAAATCAGCATGGCCGACCAGATGGGCTTCGACTCGGCGTGGCTGACGGAGCACCATTTCCTGAACGACGGCTATTGCCCGTCCCTCCTTGTCACCGCCGCTGCCATCGCTGCCAGGACCAAAAACGTGCGCATCGGAACGGGCGTCCTTCTCATGCCGCTCCACGACCCGGTACGGGTGGCGGAAGACGCCGCTGTCGTCGACCTCATATCGGGGGGCAGGCTTATACTCGGCCTCGGCCTCGGGTACAGGCCCGAGGAGTTCGAGGGGTTCGGGAGATCGCTCAGCGAGAGAAGGGGACGCATGGAGGAAAGTATCGAGATACTGAACAGGAGCTGGGGGGACGGCCCCTTTGATTTCGAAGGAAACTATTACAATCTCGAAAACGTGAACGTAACTCCCAAGCCCGTGCAGAGGCCCATCCCCATCTGGATAGGAGCGTTTACAGAGCCCGCCATAAGGAGGGCTGCACGGATAGGGGCTCCTCTCTACGTGCCCGCGATAGGAATAATACCGATCGTGAAATACCTCTTCGATATGCACGGCAGGCTTCTCAAAGAGTACGGAAGGGACCCCGGAGACTTCGAAAAACCCCTCGTCAGGGAAGTCTACATATCCGATCAGAAGAGCGACAAAATCTGGGACAAAATAAAAGAAAACGTTACGTATACGGCCAAGGGGTATGCGTCCTGGGGCTCCATGGTGGACAGGGAAGGGAACCTGCTTTCCGATCCGGACGACCCGGTCCTTTACGGTATTGCCAGAGATCAATCGATAATCGGCACTCCCGAAGAATGCACGGAGACGATAAGTCGCTACATGGACGAGCTGCCCGTCGACAACCTCATATGCCGCTTCAAATTCCCCGGAATCAGCCACGGGGAAGCCGTGAGGTCCATGAAATTGTTCGTTGAGAAGGTGCTGCCCGCAGTTTCGTGA
- a CDS encoding carboxyl transferase domain-containing protein produces MSRPSKLTSIHEQSRSYNKIKSKDIIDNIYRDFVPYYDIPDFPMLISAPSGAVIEIVDDPAVIVGTAVLNKTNRKVAVIAQQMPSSDAERARLNYGLVKADGYALSYNMMSYAEDNGLMLHTYIDTIGGDPFEYSAGKLQSWLISNCQAKMISLRTKSISTVIGSGGSGGAIALQLAHKRYMLSRAEYSVITAEGCSAILFRSADKIEEALEVLQPTSDFMLKYGIVDKVIKEPSLDGSDYKRKVLINIEKTILAGTEELEKSDIRYLHNDLVKRIQECGEVEKREHTYHAITRRIKSWLPHYSFSRTATPEVSHMQIALYGAEPHFCNDEKDQDGKIVRAGCRKHFAKEEFQKNYYACPYCEKPNPLGSHDYIDLLLNTDSFHELHADLSVDDIDSRFNFHDYSDTRRKNAARIDSKDSLVVGYGEIFDLPAAVAVSEFRFMGGSMGAVFGEKMKLIANYAIRENLPLICVTASGGARMQEGTVALYQMAKTISAILSLKEAGLPFISVLGHPTTGGALASYAVQGDFIIAEKKATVAFAGDRVVKLTSGGRGVEPNTMTSEFFSKRGGIHLVTERSQLKSSIAGVLRLTPWHNKEKSGQSQAD; encoded by the coding sequence ATGAGCCGTCCTTCGAAGCTGACGTCGATTCACGAGCAGTCGAGATCATACAACAAGATAAAATCGAAAGACATAATCGATAACATCTACAGGGACTTCGTCCCTTACTACGATATACCGGATTTTCCCATGCTGATATCAGCGCCCTCGGGCGCGGTCATAGAGATAGTGGACGACCCCGCCGTAATCGTGGGAACGGCGGTGCTGAATAAGACGAACAGAAAGGTAGCCGTGATAGCGCAGCAAATGCCGTCGAGCGATGCGGAAAGAGCCAGGCTCAATTACGGGCTCGTGAAAGCGGACGGATACGCCCTGTCGTACAACATGATGAGCTATGCCGAGGATAACGGTCTCATGCTCCATACATATATCGACACAATAGGCGGCGACCCCTTCGAATATTCCGCCGGGAAGCTCCAGTCGTGGCTCATATCCAACTGCCAGGCAAAGATGATATCCCTCAGGACAAAATCTATATCCACGGTCATTGGCAGCGGTGGCAGCGGTGGCGCAATAGCTTTACAGCTCGCGCACAAGAGGTATATGCTTTCCCGCGCCGAATACTCTGTTATTACCGCAGAAGGCTGCTCGGCCATCCTTTTCAGGAGCGCCGATAAGATAGAGGAGGCCCTAGAGGTCCTCCAGCCCACTTCCGACTTCATGCTCAAATACGGTATAGTGGATAAAGTCATAAAGGAGCCCTCGCTCGACGGCTCGGATTACAAGAGGAAGGTATTGATCAACATCGAGAAGACGATTCTGGCAGGGACGGAAGAGCTGGAAAAATCCGATATAAGGTACCTGCACAACGACCTGGTGAAGAGGATACAGGAGTGCGGAGAGGTGGAAAAAAGGGAGCACACGTACCATGCCATCACGAGGAGGATCAAGAGCTGGCTCCCGCACTATTCTTTCTCGCGGACCGCGACACCCGAAGTCTCCCATATGCAGATCGCGCTTTACGGGGCCGAGCCCCACTTCTGCAACGACGAAAAGGACCAGGACGGAAAAATAGTGAGGGCGGGTTGCCGCAAGCACTTCGCCAAGGAGGAGTTCCAGAAAAACTACTACGCATGTCCTTACTGCGAGAAGCCTAACCCGTTAGGCTCCCATGACTATATAGACCTCCTCCTCAACACCGATTCCTTCCACGAGCTCCATGCCGACCTCAGCGTCGACGATATCGATTCGAGGTTCAATTTCCACGACTACAGCGATACGCGCAGGAAGAACGCAGCCCGTATCGATTCGAAGGATTCGCTCGTAGTAGGGTACGGGGAGATATTCGATCTGCCTGCCGCCGTCGCCGTGAGCGAATTCAGGTTCATGGGCGGCTCCATGGGTGCGGTCTTCGGTGAAAAAATGAAGCTCATAGCGAACTACGCGATAAGGGAAAACCTGCCTCTAATATGCGTCACAGCCTCGGGAGGGGCCAGGATGCAGGAGGGGACGGTTGCCCTTTATCAAATGGCGAAGACTATCTCGGCGATATTGAGCCTGAAAGAGGCGGGACTGCCGTTCATCTCCGTCCTCGGCCACCCGACCACAGGGGGGGCGCTGGCCAGCTATGCCGTCCAGGGGGACTTCATCATTGCGGAGAAGAAGGCGACTGTCGCATTCGCCGGCGACAGGGTGGTGAAGCTGACGAGCGGCGGAAGAGGGGTTGAGCCGAACACGATGACCTCGGAGTTCTTCTCGAAGAGGGGCGGCATACACCTCGTGACCGAGCGGAGCCAGCTGAAATCCTCTATCGCGGGCGTACTGAGACTCACCCCCTGGCACAATAAGGAAAAGAGCGGTCAATCGCAGGCAGACTGA
- a CDS encoding FAD-dependent oxidoreductase, producing the protein MKSDTVTENRSNGKRAVIIGAGPAGLTAAYELAKAGIESTVIEKDGVVGGLARTVNYRGYRFDIGGHRFFTKVRAVESMWQEVLGQDFLKRERLSRIYYNNRFFYYPFRLRNALFGLGVWNSMLIAASYLKSQLLPELPEDTFDKWVSNRFGRRLYSLFFKTYTEKVWGMPCSEISAEWAAQRIKGLSLMQAIKNALLKNNSTGKKEVIKTLIDSFDYPRLGPGMMWEAVADKITRDGSEVLLNSDVKKIHVVSGRVEKIEISENGKERFLYGTDFISSIPIRELVQKLEPAPPEHVINAAAGLNYRDFLTVSLVIRQPDVFPDNWIYIHEPGVKLGRIQNFKNWSVDMVPDPEKTCLGLEYFCFEGDGLWSMSDRELIELGKEELEKLNLVNASLVEDGSVVRMPKAYPVYDAGYRESLRTIREYLAGITNLQLVGRNGMHKYNNQDHSMLTAMLAARNILGADYDLWKVNAEEEYHEELRDAGEGDLYEFRELAVTQPYVPEPIAARSSALDQAIIRAFARLDKFAFAVSVGTVSGLAVFLATIILILKGGQVVGPTLNLLSHYFAGYSVSVEGALVGFGYAFFWGFITGWLFAYLRNFLTGLYIFRIIKERDYSTFKNFIDYI; encoded by the coding sequence ATGAAAAGCGACACCGTGACGGAAAACAGGAGTAACGGTAAAAGGGCCGTGATAATAGGCGCCGGGCCGGCGGGGCTCACGGCGGCTTACGAGCTCGCAAAAGCGGGAATAGAATCGACGGTCATCGAAAAAGACGGCGTCGTCGGTGGGCTCGCCAGAACTGTCAATTACCGGGGCTATCGTTTCGATATAGGGGGACACCGCTTTTTCACAAAGGTGCGCGCCGTCGAAAGCATGTGGCAAGAGGTACTGGGGCAGGATTTTCTCAAAAGAGAAAGGCTTTCGCGTATATACTACAACAACAGGTTTTTTTATTACCCTTTCCGCCTCAGGAACGCGCTATTCGGATTAGGAGTCTGGAACAGCATGCTTATCGCGGCAAGCTACCTCAAATCCCAGCTGCTGCCCGAGCTGCCCGAGGACACGTTCGATAAATGGGTCTCGAACCGCTTCGGAAGGCGTCTTTACAGCCTCTTTTTCAAGACCTATACGGAAAAGGTATGGGGTATGCCGTGCAGCGAGATAAGCGCCGAATGGGCGGCCCAGAGGATTAAGGGTCTCTCCCTTATGCAGGCTATCAAAAACGCCCTCCTTAAAAATAACAGCACCGGGAAGAAAGAGGTCATCAAAACCCTGATTGACAGCTTCGATTACCCGAGGCTCGGGCCCGGAATGATGTGGGAGGCCGTAGCCGACAAGATCACGCGGGACGGGAGCGAGGTGCTCCTTAATTCGGACGTCAAAAAAATCCACGTCGTAAGCGGAAGGGTGGAGAAAATCGAAATCAGCGAAAACGGCAAAGAGAGATTCCTTTACGGTACCGATTTCATAAGCAGCATCCCGATAAGGGAGCTCGTACAGAAGCTCGAGCCCGCGCCGCCTGAGCACGTTATCAACGCCGCAGCCGGTCTCAACTACAGGGACTTCCTTACTGTTTCCCTCGTGATCCGGCAGCCGGACGTATTTCCCGACAACTGGATATATATACATGAGCCCGGCGTAAAGCTGGGGAGGATACAGAACTTCAAGAACTGGAGCGTGGACATGGTGCCCGACCCGGAGAAAACATGTCTCGGGCTGGAATATTTCTGCTTCGAAGGCGACGGGCTCTGGTCTATGAGCGACCGTGAGCTGATAGAGCTCGGAAAGGAGGAGCTCGAGAAGTTAAACCTCGTGAACGCATCTCTCGTCGAGGACGGCTCAGTCGTCAGGATGCCCAAGGCTTATCCCGTTTACGACGCCGGCTACCGAGAGTCGCTCAGGACCATACGCGAATACCTGGCCGGCATCACCAACCTCCAGCTCGTAGGACGCAACGGCATGCATAAGTACAACAATCAGGACCATTCCATGCTGACCGCGATGCTCGCCGCTAGGAATATCCTCGGGGCCGACTACGACCTCTGGAAAGTAAACGCGGAGGAGGAATACCACGAGGAGCTGAGAGACGCCGGAGAAGGGGATCTTTACGAATTCCGGGAGCTCGCCGTGACGCAGCCGTACGTGCCGGAGCCTATAGCCGCAAGGAGCTCGGCGCTTGATCAGGCGATCATAAGGGCGTTCGCGCGCCTGGACAAGTTCGCCTTCGCCGTTTCCGTAGGCACGGTGTCCGGGCTTGCCGTCTTTCTCGCTACAATCATTCTCATACTGAAAGGAGGTCAAGTCGTGGGCCCTACCCTCAACCTCCTCAGCCATTATTTCGCCGGTTACTCGGTAAGCGTCGAAGGCGCTCTCGTCGGATTCGGGTACGCCTTCTTCTGGGGTTTTATAACAGGTTGGCTGTTCGCGTACTTAAGAAACTTCCTGACGGGTCTTTATATCTTCAGGATAATCAAGGAGAGAGATTACTCGACCTTCAAGAACTTTATCGATTATATTTAA
- a CDS encoding ABC transporter ATP-binding protein encodes MTDQRRLKKKFVLGLLSPYKKYIALLMVLSFFAAALDGISIGMLVPLLSGIQQIKNYSQLPEVLQSVIKIFSGYTIEKQILLSLILVVLALVLKNLVSAVYYYLTYWLTARLSENLRLRITETLMAVGIGFYNNKKTGELVENIIYNTILTEEMIRKTSEMINNVLSFILLLALLVIFSWKLTAVTIVLSAIIAFGVSIYIKKISFYGLKLIDSGRELTASLQENLTGIYVIKSFTKEKEQTLKLKAQIEKHAVNQLNLNFSTFMVHVVTEALGVIAIAVLFLIAIKGSDMDYRLVLTQMLPFIYILARIIPVIKQINQARGVVVSRLPALDAVYDLAKLDNKPVLRDGDKVYSGLKRGIRFESVTFSYGEGEKAALTDAGFYIPKGKTTAIVGKSGAGKSTIINLLLRFYDPQRGDIFIDDEPLRNLKVESYRRHIGIVSQDTFIFNDTVRNNIAFGLTGEPSDEIIVDAAKRAGADEFISGLQQGYDTILGERGIRLSGGERQRISIARAILKNPEILILDEATSSLDTRTEELIHQAITDLSRNRTVVIIAHRLSTIKNADQLIVLRDGRVSETGSETELMEKRGEYYELATSGK; translated from the coding sequence TTGACGGATCAAAGAAGGCTCAAAAAGAAATTCGTGCTCGGCTTGCTGAGTCCGTATAAAAAATACATCGCCCTGCTCATGGTATTGTCGTTTTTTGCGGCCGCTTTGGACGGAATTTCCATCGGCATGCTGGTCCCGCTTCTAAGCGGCATCCAGCAGATAAAAAATTACAGCCAGCTCCCGGAAGTCCTGCAGTCGGTGATCAAAATCTTCTCCGGTTACACGATAGAAAAACAGATACTCCTCTCCCTCATACTGGTGGTGCTGGCGCTGGTGCTGAAAAATCTCGTATCGGCCGTTTATTACTACCTCACATACTGGCTCACCGCGAGATTGAGCGAAAATCTCAGGCTGCGAATAACGGAAACGCTTATGGCCGTCGGCATCGGGTTCTACAACAACAAAAAAACAGGCGAGCTCGTCGAAAACATTATATATAACACCATACTCACCGAGGAGATGATCAGAAAAACGAGCGAGATGATCAACAACGTATTGTCCTTCATTCTGCTGCTCGCCCTCCTCGTCATTTTCTCATGGAAGCTTACGGCGGTTACTATAGTGCTTTCCGCAATCATCGCGTTCGGCGTTTCCATATACATCAAAAAAATATCCTTCTACGGACTCAAGCTCATCGACAGCGGAAGGGAGCTTACGGCATCGCTTCAGGAGAACCTGACCGGCATCTACGTCATAAAATCGTTCACAAAGGAAAAAGAACAGACGCTAAAGCTGAAAGCCCAGATCGAAAAGCACGCGGTCAATCAGCTGAATCTAAACTTTTCGACGTTCATGGTCCACGTAGTTACCGAGGCGCTTGGGGTCATTGCAATAGCCGTACTGTTCCTCATTGCGATCAAGGGCTCGGATATGGATTACAGGCTCGTTCTTACGCAGATGCTGCCCTTCATATATATACTCGCACGCATCATCCCGGTGATCAAACAGATAAACCAGGCGAGAGGGGTCGTGGTAAGCAGGCTCCCGGCATTAGACGCCGTCTACGACCTCGCAAAGCTCGACAACAAGCCCGTACTCAGGGACGGCGACAAGGTTTATTCAGGCCTCAAGAGGGGCATCAGGTTCGAGTCCGTCACGTTCTCATACGGCGAAGGAGAAAAAGCGGCTCTGACCGACGCAGGTTTTTATATACCGAAGGGCAAAACGACCGCGATCGTAGGCAAATCGGGGGCGGGCAAGTCCACGATAATCAACCTGCTGCTGAGGTTCTACGACCCGCAGAGAGGAGACATATTTATAGACGACGAACCCCTCAGAAACTTAAAGGTCGAATCGTACCGCCGCCATATAGGCATAGTCAGCCAGGATACGTTCATATTCAACGACACGGTCAGGAACAACATCGCTTTCGGTCTCACAGGCGAGCCGTCGGACGAGATAATCGTCGACGCCGCGAAGAGAGCGGGCGCCGACGAATTCATATCCGGGCTGCAGCAGGGCTACGACACTATACTGGGAGAAAGGGGCATCAGGCTCTCGGGGGGCGAGCGCCAGAGGATATCGATCGCGAGGGCAATATTGAAAAACCCGGAGATACTCATCCTGGACGAAGCGACCAGCTCTCTCGATACGCGTACCGAGGAGCTCATCCACCAGGCGATCACCGACCTCAGCAGGAACAGGACGGTCGTGATAATCGCCCACAGGCTTTCGACGATAAAGAACGCGGACCAGCTGATAGTGCTGAGGGACGGCAGGGTATCGGAGACGGGGTCTGAAACGGAGCTGATGGAGAAGAGAGGCGAATACTACGAGCTCGCCACCTCGGGCAAATGA
- a CDS encoding glycosyltransferase, giving the protein MNSANPFISVIIPVHNGSGYIDQCLGALGKSRYRSFETIVVDDASTDNTRELCRELGVTVIVLDRQSGPAAARNEGAKRASGEIVLFIDADVVVTENTLGQFAELFADDPGISAAFGSYDDSPSAPDFISQYRNLLHHFVHQRSSGDAWTFWAGCGAVRRSVFSEFGGFDEKRFQLPSIEDIELGYRLKDKGYRIALDKNIQVKHLKHWQLLSVVRTDIFNRAVPWSNLILETKTMPRDMNLSIRDRVSTALTGLLFISTIILVLDVIGIFRAVLLARIALFALIISAALLILNKDLYGFFLKKRGLGFTLLAIPMHLFYYLYSGASFAICWIKKKIS; this is encoded by the coding sequence ATGAATTCGGCGAATCCTTTTATCTCGGTGATAATCCCCGTGCACAACGGCAGCGGATATATCGATCAGTGTCTCGGGGCGCTCGGAAAGTCCCGGTACAGGTCCTTTGAAACGATTGTCGTCGACGACGCATCGACCGATAACACCCGGGAATTATGCAGGGAACTCGGCGTTACGGTTATCGTGCTCGATCGGCAGTCGGGACCGGCGGCGGCGCGGAACGAGGGAGCGAAGAGGGCGTCGGGGGAAATAGTCCTGTTCATAGATGCTGACGTAGTCGTGACCGAGAATACGCTCGGGCAGTTCGCGGAGCTTTTCGCAGACGACCCCGGCATATCCGCCGCCTTCGGGTCATACGACGACAGCCCCAGCGCCCCCGATTTCATTTCACAGTACAGGAACCTGCTCCACCACTTCGTACACCAGAGGTCGTCAGGAGACGCGTGGACGTTCTGGGCCGGATGCGGCGCCGTGAGGCGGAGCGTATTTTCGGAGTTCGGCGGGTTCGATGAGAAGAGGTTCCAACTCCCTTCGATCGAGGATATAGAGCTCGGCTACAGGCTGAAGGACAAAGGCTATAGAATAGCGCTCGACAAGAATATCCAGGTAAAGCACTTGAAACACTGGCAGTTGCTCTCGGTAGTCAGGACCGACATTTTCAACCGCGCCGTGCCGTGGTCGAATCTGATACTCGAAACAAAAACGATGCCCAGGGATATGAACCTCAGCATCCGTGACAGGGTCAGCACCGCCCTCACCGGATTACTGTTCATTAGCACGATCATACTCGTACTGGACGTTATCGGTATTTTCCGCGCGGTGCTGTTAGCCAGGATCGCCCTGTTTGCGCTGATTATCTCGGCAGCGCTCCTCATACTCAACAAGGACCTTTACGGATTTTTTCTTAAAAAGAGGGGGCTCGGATTCACCCTCCTCGCTATACCGATGCACCTTTTTTATTACCTCTACTCAGGCGCATCATTCGCCATATGCTGGATAAAAAAGAAGATTTCCTGA